The Aureitalea marina genome includes a window with the following:
- a CDS encoding serine hydrolase domain-containing protein, whose translation MQNFLLTLLLFLVANLFGQTEQKFDTDAIDQILNQYTDDESPGLGVGIVKDGQIVYEQYRGLANLEHKIKFDQDTRSNIASTAKQFTALMILDLSQQGKLSLEDDIRDYLPSLYPNVKEEIKIRHVMNHSSGIRDYVFILEMMNDAYWRQIGMDNDDVIELLAKQQELVFKPGSRYSYSNSGYTILAEIIEEVSGERFNDYSERFFKELGMNHTSFIRRYMGVIPNRADSYSDWGDGLWLSTPAVTKFNGDGFLFTTLPDQLIFEQAVQNAVKDNNTLLIESQKSIPNSEITTYGFGLELDGRLGRKAQYHSGSTFGYHSHTNRFPDENLSVFVVSNNGRIWSGTIADEISAVLLPETDEKSNYDELLSTNSNTTENVGQYISPDGFLIRIEEEEGKLLWRSANNSPYEIISEENNIYSVDYNSEIKIRFFADKLVRFYSSGKTLVYKRHIPKQASPADLQDLVGTYTSEELDMSLTFRLTEENQLKLKFSNRDREQDVSVLNRNELVASNFILKVKRDTSDRASDILVTLNYRAQNNRFAKTSPSQVSAQN comes from the coding sequence ATGCAAAATTTCCTTTTAACCTTGCTTCTGTTTTTAGTCGCTAATCTCTTCGGTCAAACCGAGCAGAAATTCGACACCGACGCCATTGACCAGATTTTGAACCAATACACGGACGATGAGTCTCCTGGTTTGGGAGTTGGAATAGTCAAGGACGGGCAGATAGTCTATGAGCAATATCGTGGACTGGCTAACCTAGAGCACAAGATCAAATTTGATCAAGACACTCGGTCCAACATTGCCTCCACCGCTAAACAATTCACGGCCCTCATGATATTGGATTTGTCCCAACAAGGGAAGTTGAGCCTGGAAGATGATATACGAGACTATTTACCGTCGCTCTACCCGAATGTCAAGGAGGAAATTAAGATCAGACATGTGATGAATCACAGCAGTGGAATCAGGGATTATGTATTCATATTGGAAATGATGAACGACGCCTACTGGCGGCAGATCGGGATGGACAATGACGATGTGATCGAACTATTAGCCAAACAACAAGAGCTGGTTTTTAAACCAGGTAGCCGATATTCCTACAGCAATTCGGGCTATACCATCTTGGCCGAGATCATCGAAGAAGTAAGCGGAGAGCGTTTTAATGATTACTCTGAAAGGTTCTTTAAAGAATTGGGCATGAATCATACCTCTTTTATCAGGCGATATATGGGGGTGATCCCCAACCGGGCAGATTCCTATTCCGATTGGGGAGATGGCCTCTGGCTTTCTACCCCGGCCGTAACCAAATTCAATGGAGACGGATTCCTCTTTACTACACTTCCTGATCAACTGATATTTGAACAAGCAGTCCAGAATGCGGTTAAAGACAACAACACCTTGCTCATCGAAAGCCAGAAATCTATCCCCAACAGCGAGATCACGACTTACGGATTTGGTCTGGAACTGGATGGTCGCCTGGGAAGGAAAGCACAATATCATTCCGGTTCCACCTTTGGCTATCATTCCCACACCAACCGTTTCCCGGATGAAAATCTTTCGGTCTTTGTGGTCAGCAACAATGGTCGCATCTGGAGCGGTACCATAGCCGACGAAATTTCGGCGGTATTACTCCCCGAAACGGATGAAAAATCGAATTACGATGAACTTCTCAGTACAAATTCCAACACAACGGAAAACGTCGGGCAATATATTTCCCCAGATGGCTTCCTTATCAGGATTGAGGAGGAAGAAGGAAAACTCCTTTGGAGAAGTGCGAACAATTCACCGTATGAAATAATTTCCGAGGAGAACAACATCTATTCTGTGGACTACAATTCGGAGATCAAGATCCGGTTCTTTGCCGATAAATTGGTTCGGTTCTATTCATCAGGGAAAACTTTAGTCTACAAAAGACACATTCCGAAGCAGGCATCCCCAGCCGATCTGCAAGACTTGGTTGGCACATATACCAGCGAAGAACTGGATATGAGTCTCACTTTCAGATTAACAGAAGAGAACCAACTGAAACTGAAGTTCTCCAACAGGGATAGAGAACAGGATGTATCGGTACTGAACAGAAATGAGTTAGTGGCCTCTAATTTCATCTTAAAGGTAAAGAGAGATACATCAGATCGTGCATCGGACATACTCGTAACCCTGAATTATAGGGCACAAAACAATAGGTTCGCTAAAACATCACCATCGCAAGTCTCAGCTCAAAATTAA
- a CDS encoding ABA4-like family protein, with the protein MFSNHETVFSLAGTLVLPMWLLLVIAPYWKFTQFLIRYKIIPLILSVLYAIYLSLAIQGGSGLDFGSLAAVMELFTIKDALLAGWIHYLAFDLLIGMWMVTKNRELKIHPILMAPCLATTFMMGPVGFLLFSIIQSIKSRTNESS; encoded by the coding sequence ATGTTCTCCAATCACGAAACTGTCTTTTCACTGGCCGGCACCCTAGTACTCCCCATGTGGTTACTACTGGTCATTGCTCCATACTGGAAATTTACCCAGTTTCTGATCCGCTACAAGATCATCCCATTAATCCTATCTGTGCTCTATGCCATTTACCTGAGCTTGGCCATACAAGGTGGCAGCGGGTTGGATTTTGGCAGCCTGGCGGCAGTTATGGAGTTATTTACCATCAAGGACGCCTTGCTGGCCGGTTGGATCCACTACCTGGCTTTCGATCTGCTGATCGGAATGTGGATGGTCACCAAGAATCGTGAACTCAAGATACATCCCATTTTAATGGCACCCTGCCTGGCCACCACCTTTATGATGGGTCCGGTAGGCTTCCTACTTTTTAGCATCATTCAATCAATCAAATCTCGAACAAATGAATCGTCTTAA
- a CDS encoding helix-turn-helix domain-containing protein, which translates to MEDLIYFSYNDKSSILLIFFFHAVVFSALLLKKGLEQNKKDCFWLASFIFLGGLYICPFMLGYADWYGEPGYRAFMFFFPFQQLFLIGPVFFFHTKTRLNSDFKFSRKDLLHFVPAIAYLIYTLIVFVVDKLILDEYYFYADQRDKDLAFWYQMAGLISMLFYLYLSLKYYSDYRKLSLAQVSFADEIAHKWIKHFAIAFGLILILRVLFFILNPEWGQFGSKYWYYLCFSILLMYISIAGYSSTLKSALNPKFKPGVKFSTSDSRSISEPITSSIEEVALDQWKDRITALFDQEEVFRNPNLTLTDVADKLNTNRNVVSKAINQEFKLNFNDYVNQKRAEAVIDQLKKGQHHRSTFLGLALDCGFNSKTTFNRAFKKYTGITPKQYISQNEL; encoded by the coding sequence TTGGAGGACCTAATCTATTTTTCGTATAACGACAAGAGCTCAATTCTGCTGATCTTTTTTTTCCATGCAGTGGTATTCTCCGCACTATTGTTGAAAAAGGGATTGGAACAGAATAAGAAGGACTGTTTCTGGTTGGCGTCTTTCATCTTCTTGGGCGGCTTGTACATCTGTCCATTTATGCTCGGTTATGCAGATTGGTATGGCGAACCCGGTTATCGGGCATTCATGTTCTTTTTTCCCTTTCAGCAGTTGTTTCTGATTGGGCCGGTGTTCTTTTTCCACACCAAGACACGACTAAACAGCGACTTTAAGTTCAGCCGAAAGGACCTGTTGCATTTTGTACCGGCCATAGCTTATCTGATCTATACGCTGATCGTATTTGTTGTCGACAAGCTGATCCTGGACGAATATTATTTCTATGCGGACCAAAGAGATAAGGACCTGGCATTCTGGTATCAGATGGCGGGACTTATCTCCATGCTTTTTTATCTATACCTAAGCCTAAAGTATTACTCCGATTATCGGAAATTGTCCTTAGCGCAGGTGAGTTTTGCCGATGAAATTGCCCATAAATGGATCAAACACTTTGCCATTGCCTTTGGTCTGATCTTGATCTTAAGGGTGCTTTTCTTTATCCTCAATCCGGAATGGGGGCAGTTTGGCAGCAAATACTGGTATTACCTCTGCTTCTCGATATTGCTGATGTACATCTCGATTGCCGGATATTCCAGCACGCTCAAATCTGCATTGAATCCCAAGTTCAAACCCGGGGTCAAATTCAGCACCTCAGATAGCAGAAGTATTTCTGAACCCATTACTAGTTCAATTGAGGAAGTAGCCTTAGACCAGTGGAAGGATCGGATCACTGCATTGTTTGATCAGGAGGAGGTGTTCAGAAACCCGAATCTAACCTTAACCGATGTGGCAGATAAACTGAATACCAATCGGAATGTGGTGTCCAAAGCCATCAACCAGGAATTTAAATTGAACTTCAATGATTATGTCAATCAAAAGCGAGCGGAAGCCGTGATCGACCAACTGAAAAAGGGTCAACATCATAGAAGCACCTTTCTGGGATTAGCCTTGGATTGTGGTTTCAATTCCAAGACCACCTTTAACCGGGCTTTTAAAAAGTACACGGGCATTACACCAAAGCAATATATTTCCCAAAATGAGCTTTAA
- a CDS encoding CocE/NonD family hydrolase: MRISLLLLLSFFQLCAMQGQTSFKELNLTGGQYQVGFRHYTATDSTRTYRIGNEANNHFIYRPIPISVWYPARAKEITSESLTILDYLEVLKEEEEWENLPNEFLLDWFHYLWNTPENRAHLPEKTKAVPEAKAIDQKFPVIVYASSFQASSIENFALFEYLASEGYVVISSPSRGTETRQLEGGIPKDMETQARDVEYLLGQLHKFSNVDMDKIALMGFSFGGLANMITAMKNQHIKALVSLDGTERYRYDVLERSAFFDTDRLTIPYIHFAQKLIPDAVMKEDKIPTELNYRFQLYDSLNNSDVYSYRFNDLSHSYFSSYGVLFGNRDMRQDKSDAAIMASYRALSQYTLQFLNAVLKDDVKAVRFVERKPEDNGFKASLIDQKTKKSNLPKFDHRAFNDLALAQNYKDLIPLYKRSLATHPDLQLKEGMLNTLGLKLSFDPMRIEQGINVFLLALHIYPDSANLYDSLAEAYLYNKDTKNAIVSFERSLKLNPGNQNAMKRLKELKD; encoded by the coding sequence ATGCGAATTTCCCTTTTACTTCTTCTGAGTTTCTTTCAATTATGTGCCATGCAGGGACAGACCTCTTTTAAGGAACTAAACTTGACCGGCGGTCAGTATCAAGTTGGATTCAGGCACTACACTGCAACGGACAGTACCAGAACTTACCGCATCGGTAATGAAGCGAATAATCACTTCATATACCGGCCAATTCCAATTAGTGTATGGTACCCAGCTCGAGCTAAGGAGATCACCTCCGAATCGCTTACGATCCTGGATTACTTGGAGGTTCTTAAAGAAGAGGAAGAATGGGAGAATCTCCCCAATGAATTTCTACTGGATTGGTTTCATTACTTATGGAATACCCCAGAGAACAGGGCACATTTACCTGAAAAAACCAAGGCCGTTCCAGAGGCAAAGGCAATTGACCAAAAATTCCCCGTGATTGTCTATGCGTCCAGCTTTCAGGCATCTTCCATAGAGAATTTTGCCCTCTTTGAATATTTAGCGAGTGAGGGATATGTTGTTATATCCAGCCCTTCCAGAGGTACAGAGACAAGACAGCTAGAAGGTGGGATCCCAAAAGATATGGAAACGCAAGCCCGGGATGTGGAATACCTCTTGGGACAACTGCACAAATTCTCCAATGTGGATATGGACAAGATCGCGCTTATGGGCTTTAGCTTCGGAGGATTGGCCAATATGATCACAGCGATGAAAAATCAACATATCAAAGCTCTGGTAAGCCTGGATGGAACGGAACGTTACCGCTATGACGTGCTGGAGCGATCTGCTTTTTTCGACACCGACCGATTAACTATTCCCTATATCCACTTCGCCCAGAAACTGATACCCGATGCCGTCATGAAAGAAGATAAGATCCCAACCGAATTGAACTATCGTTTTCAACTTTACGACTCGCTAAACAATAGCGATGTCTACAGCTATCGCTTCAACGATCTTTCTCACAGTTACTTTAGCTCCTATGGGGTGTTATTTGGCAATCGGGATATGCGACAGGATAAAAGTGATGCAGCTATTATGGCTTCCTATCGGGCACTTTCCCAATATACGCTGCAGTTTTTGAATGCGGTCCTGAAGGATGATGTCAAAGCCGTACGCTTCGTTGAAAGAAAACCCGAGGATAACGGTTTCAAAGCTAGCTTGATCGATCAGAAGACGAAGAAATCCAACCTTCCCAAATTTGATCACCGAGCTTTCAACGACTTGGCATTGGCTCAAAACTATAAGGACCTGATCCCCTTGTACAAAAGGTCATTGGCCACGCATCCCGATCTGCAATTGAAGGAGGGCATGCTGAATACCCTCGGTCTAAAACTGTCGTTTGATCCCATGCGAATTGAGCAAGGCATCAATGTGTTTTTATTGGCACTTCATATTTACCCGGATTCGGCTAATTTGTACGATAGCCTGGCTGAAGCTTACTTGTATAACAAGGACACAAAAAATGCCATTGTGAGTTTTGAGCGATCGCTGAAATTGAATCCCGGAAATCAGAACGCCATGAAGAGGCTGAAAGAGTTGAAAGACTAA
- a CDS encoding GNAT family N-acetyltransferase — MTTVIRYMDTIEIRLAKKEDAQFIALLGRITFTETFGHFFRDKQDLLNYYDATFSVEKIETGIAKPENVFWIAFVNRLPVGYAKLKLNSRSQFINSDNICQLQKIYVLKDFLSMKIGFQLQTVLLDKAKELNFNAIWLSVLGSNERAINFYKRNGFEKVGDHDFQIGKESFEFIAMKKGL, encoded by the coding sequence ATGACCACAGTTATACGATATATGGACACTATAGAGATCAGATTAGCGAAAAAAGAAGATGCCCAGTTCATTGCGTTGCTGGGGAGGATTACATTTACAGAAACCTTTGGGCATTTTTTTAGGGATAAACAAGACTTGCTGAATTACTACGATGCTACATTTTCTGTTGAAAAGATCGAGACAGGAATTGCCAAGCCCGAAAATGTCTTCTGGATTGCCTTTGTAAACCGTTTACCTGTTGGCTACGCCAAACTTAAGTTGAATTCCAGATCGCAATTCATTAACTCCGACAACATCTGCCAACTTCAAAAGATATATGTGCTAAAGGACTTTTTGTCCATGAAGATTGGATTTCAATTGCAAACCGTTCTATTGGATAAGGCCAAGGAACTAAACTTTAATGCAATTTGGCTTTCCGTATTGGGCAGCAATGAGCGGGCGATCAACTTTTACAAGAGAAATGGCTTTGAGAAAGTTGGCGATCACGACTTCCAAATTGGTAAGGAGAGTTTTGAGTTTATTGCCATGAAGAAGGGACTCTAA
- a CDS encoding nuclear transport factor 2 family protein, whose amino-acid sequence MRNIVIPFLILSTGLISCKSATEEVDQLQIANDYYQALNDSDSAKMSELLTDSLRTAETDYDYVQTFSKKQYIEEWMKWDEVFGPTYTVVEMEQEDQTVKAQVSKIDKRISLLHEGPTVWNAIIHFDGGKIVNIERSNVVFNDELWLKNREDLINWIDNNHPKLSGFLNGQNESMGMQYLKAIELYKNEK is encoded by the coding sequence ATGCGTAATATTGTAATCCCGTTTTTGATCCTATCTACCGGACTGATCTCCTGCAAATCCGCTACCGAGGAAGTTGACCAACTTCAGATTGCCAATGACTATTACCAAGCCCTTAATGATTCAGATTCTGCTAAAATGAGCGAGCTGTTAACCGACAGCCTGCGAACGGCAGAGACGGATTACGACTATGTGCAGACCTTTTCAAAGAAGCAGTACATTGAAGAGTGGATGAAATGGGACGAAGTATTTGGCCCAACTTACACCGTCGTGGAGATGGAGCAAGAAGACCAAACCGTCAAGGCCCAGGTCTCCAAGATCGATAAGCGAATCAGCCTATTGCATGAAGGGCCAACGGTCTGGAATGCCATCATCCATTTTGACGGAGGTAAAATTGTAAACATTGAAAGAAGCAATGTGGTCTTTAATGACGAACTCTGGTTAAAGAACAGAGAGGACCTCATCAACTGGATCGACAATAATCACCCGAAATTAAGTGGGTTCTTAAATGGTCAAAACGAAAGTATGGGGATGCAATACTTGAAGGCCATCGAACTTTATAAAAATGAAAAGTAG
- a CDS encoding tungsten formylmethanofuran dehydrogenase, whose amino-acid sequence MEKIQFKKEIRASAKKVFITMLGLENIKTYEDWTSVFNPTSTYEGSWEKGSKIYFVGFDDSGKKMGMVSEIIENIPFKFISIRHYGMLDGDNEITEGPMVEEWTGLLENYSLSEQDGMTTVTVDSETTAEYVDSLSTTWAKALNKLKEIAER is encoded by the coding sequence ATGGAGAAAATACAGTTTAAAAAAGAGATAAGGGCATCGGCCAAGAAGGTCTTCATCACCATGCTGGGGTTAGAGAATATCAAAACATACGAGGATTGGACGTCCGTTTTTAATCCGACCTCAACCTATGAGGGAAGCTGGGAAAAGGGCTCGAAGATATACTTTGTAGGGTTTGATGATAGCGGCAAGAAGATGGGTATGGTTTCTGAAATTATAGAGAACATCCCTTTCAAATTTATTTCCATCAGGCATTATGGGATGTTGGACGGTGACAATGAAATTACGGAAGGCCCCATGGTGGAAGAATGGACCGGCTTATTGGAGAACTATTCATTGAGCGAGCAGGATGGGATGACTACGGTAACAGTAGATAGTGAAACCACAGCGGAATATGTGGATTCTCTGAGTACTACCTGGGCTAAGGCGTTGAATAAACTCAAGGAAATTGCGGAAAGATAG
- a CDS encoding sensor histidine kinase — translation MSKAKEARIRYLGFDDLWFSVIGILILSFITDLIFNNSFGRYPFSDAIRYWSMSLFFATVDWLTIRKILIYLRKRYPSLKDNLKRNLYVFLCIVLTVNLVDLLGGLFIEDVFGINYGWGNRYKVVIPVIIVSTMTIAIYEGIYLFIKLKNAIREEEQAKQIAVRAQLDTLRNQAQPHFLFNSLNTLRDIIDQDPKEDAKKFVDTLAEVYRYILESGSTNTIQLADEITFAKAYLHIQQERFESNLKLQWDVREEALRSYVIPMSLQLLLENALKHNVISKAKPLSIHISTDNDALKVCNNYQPRSTQVASTQLGLKNIEKRYALITDRKLSIQQNDHQFCVELPLLERQLENTSYATTDH, via the coding sequence ATGAGTAAAGCTAAAGAAGCAAGAATCCGTTACCTGGGCTTTGACGACCTGTGGTTTAGTGTGATCGGGATTCTGATCTTGAGCTTTATTACGGACTTGATCTTCAATAATTCCTTTGGACGTTATCCCTTTTCCGATGCCATTCGCTACTGGAGCATGTCCCTATTCTTTGCTACAGTAGATTGGCTAACCATCAGGAAGATCCTAATCTATCTCCGGAAGCGTTACCCTTCCTTAAAAGACAATCTGAAACGCAACCTCTATGTCTTTCTCTGTATAGTCCTTACGGTCAATTTGGTTGATCTACTGGGAGGTCTATTCATAGAAGATGTCTTTGGGATCAATTACGGCTGGGGAAATCGGTATAAGGTGGTCATCCCGGTGATCATAGTGAGTACCATGACCATAGCCATCTACGAGGGCATTTACCTCTTCATCAAACTAAAGAATGCCATCAGGGAAGAGGAACAAGCCAAGCAAATTGCTGTTCGGGCACAACTGGATACTCTCCGCAACCAGGCCCAGCCACATTTTTTATTCAACAGCCTGAATACCCTCAGGGACATTATTGATCAGGATCCCAAGGAAGACGCCAAGAAATTTGTGGACACCCTGGCCGAGGTCTATCGTTACATCCTGGAATCCGGAAGCACCAATACCATTCAACTGGCCGACGAGATCACTTTTGCGAAGGCCTACCTGCACATTCAGCAGGAGCGTTTTGAGTCCAACCTGAAGTTGCAATGGGATGTGCGGGAAGAAGCATTAAGGTCCTATGTGATCCCAATGAGTCTGCAATTGCTTTTGGAGAATGCCTTAAAGCACAATGTGATCTCCAAAGCCAAACCCTTGAGCATACATATCAGTACTGATAATGACGCTCTAAAGGTATGCAACAATTACCAGCCGCGTTCTACCCAGGTAGCCTCCACCCAGTTGGGACTGAAGAATATTGAGAAACGCTATGCCCTGATCACTGACCGTAAGCTTAGCATCCAACAGAATGACCACCAATTTTGTGTTGAACTACCTTTGTTGGAGCGACAATTAGAAAACACATCCTATGCAACTACTGATCATTGA
- a CDS encoding alpha/beta hydrolase — MKVPSSIIILLFAVVFFSCNHEQQSPTFVITGKTSPGWSNTVNLRHGSISLAESWSGQTDSRDSIITLQEDGTFHLKVSLDQARLYSFEHQDQKVEFIASPGDSIHIDLTANTVFSGTNSDQNNHLNAMNAEVDKIENYIVSNQRVFFADTLGRYNANIDSLRSAYLSMNDRFKASNELPQEYQQKILKEIEYRSKFYKIIYPAVHEMYTGDTIQIDQSFYDQITTGSFDDPEFLKLNNYVLFLDRYADIMSAGDLRFRNFYDAGIQKIKPKYWAIQGLDAKQDIKDYLTYEHLRKSIGNYGISYLGDIMTNYKDSSKDSELKEELLKMYDEAQQRRSEPDTIVIYRNVNDIQLEAHIFYPEGHKSADMRPVYAFFHGGGWATGIPEWGYTNCKRYSKKGMVAVSFEYRLIDIHGSNIIDCVQDANSAIVWLRKEAKNLGIDPDKVISAGFSAGGHIAASTAILDQWTIEDPSGFNSIPNAYITHSASYDTTKSNFFRRQSNGDAESISTHHNVKPNLPPSISFHGTRDHLAPINEFTAYRDKMEQMGNDFEYKIFEGIGHFFTDPVARAEVAELTDAFLVKLEYIQE, encoded by the coding sequence ATGAAGGTCCCGTCATCAATCATCATCCTATTATTTGCTGTTGTCTTTTTTTCCTGTAACCATGAACAGCAGTCCCCTACTTTCGTAATTACAGGTAAAACATCGCCTGGCTGGTCCAATACAGTCAATCTGAGACATGGTTCAATCTCCCTGGCAGAGAGCTGGTCCGGTCAGACCGATAGCCGGGATTCTATCATTACTTTACAAGAAGACGGCACATTCCATCTCAAGGTATCCCTGGACCAAGCCCGGCTTTATTCGTTTGAACATCAAGATCAAAAGGTAGAATTTATTGCTAGTCCCGGGGATTCCATCCACATCGATCTGACAGCTAATACAGTCTTTTCCGGAACCAATTCGGATCAAAACAACCACCTCAATGCCATGAATGCTGAGGTGGACAAGATCGAAAATTACATCGTCAGCAACCAACGGGTATTCTTTGCGGATACCCTGGGCAGATACAATGCTAATATCGATTCTTTAAGGTCCGCATACCTTAGTATGAACGACCGTTTTAAAGCTTCCAACGAATTGCCTCAGGAATACCAGCAAAAGATCCTCAAAGAGATCGAGTACCGTTCAAAATTCTACAAGATCATCTACCCTGCTGTACACGAAATGTATACGGGAGACACCATACAGATCGATCAATCCTTTTACGACCAGATCACTACCGGAAGTTTTGATGATCCTGAATTCTTAAAGCTCAATAACTATGTGCTGTTCCTGGATCGTTATGCCGATATCATGTCTGCCGGAGATCTGCGGTTCCGCAATTTTTACGATGCGGGTATTCAAAAAATTAAACCCAAATACTGGGCCATTCAAGGCTTGGATGCCAAGCAGGATATCAAGGATTATTTGACCTATGAACACCTGCGAAAAAGCATAGGCAACTATGGCATATCCTATTTGGGTGATATTATGACCAATTACAAGGACAGCAGCAAAGACTCTGAGCTTAAAGAAGAGCTGCTGAAGATGTATGACGAGGCCCAACAAAGAAGATCAGAGCCCGATACTATAGTGATTTACCGGAATGTGAACGACATCCAATTAGAGGCCCATATCTTCTATCCGGAAGGTCATAAATCGGCAGACATGCGACCGGTCTATGCATTCTTTCATGGGGGTGGATGGGCAACAGGCATCCCAGAATGGGGCTATACCAATTGCAAGCGGTACAGCAAGAAAGGGATGGTTGCCGTGTCTTTTGAGTACCGACTGATCGATATTCACGGATCCAACATCATAGACTGTGTACAAGATGCCAATTCGGCCATAGTGTGGCTGCGAAAAGAAGCTAAGAACTTGGGGATTGATCCAGATAAAGTCATTTCAGCAGGATTCTCTGCGGGAGGTCACATTGCCGCTTCTACAGCTATTCTTGACCAGTGGACAATAGAAGATCCATCCGGTTTTAACTCCATCCCCAATGCTTACATCACCCATTCTGCTTCCTATGATACGACCAAGAGTAACTTTTTTAGAAGGCAGTCCAATGGCGACGCTGAGAGCATATCCACCCACCATAACGTCAAGCCAAACCTACCACCTTCCATTTCATTTCACGGCACCAGGGATCACCTGGCACCCATCAATGAGTTTACAGCTTACCGGGACAAGATGGAACAAATGGGCAATGATTTTGAGTACAAAATCTTTGAAGGGATTGGGCATTTCTTTACGGACCCTGTTGCCCGGGCAGAAGTGGCCGAGCTAACGGATGCGTTTCTGGTTAAATTGGAGTATATCCAAGAGTAG
- a CDS encoding DUF2200 domain-containing protein translates to MPEVTAAKNNRIASMNFGSIYPHYLSRIEKNGRTKEELDQAILWLTGYDQAKLDGYISGNGSFGDFFEGATLHENAHMIKGVVCGYRIEEIPEEFALYRDCRRMEKLIDELAKGRKMEKILRE, encoded by the coding sequence ATGCCAGAAGTAACAGCAGCAAAGAATAATCGGATCGCCAGTATGAATTTCGGATCCATTTACCCACACTACCTCAGCAGGATAGAAAAAAACGGTCGTACCAAGGAAGAATTGGACCAGGCCATATTGTGGTTGACCGGATATGATCAAGCCAAATTAGACGGCTATATTTCGGGAAATGGAAGCTTCGGGGACTTTTTTGAGGGAGCAACACTCCATGAGAATGCCCATATGATCAAAGGGGTGGTCTGCGGCTATCGCATCGAGGAAATACCGGAAGAGTTCGCTTTATACCGGGATTGTCGGCGCATGGAAAAGCTTATCGACGAACTGGCCAAAGGCCGAAAAATGGAGAAGATCTTACGGGAGTAA